A region from the Bradyrhizobium erythrophlei genome encodes:
- a CDS encoding TetR/AcrR family transcriptional regulator: MSWRKEERRAERGYHHGNLKEALLQAALGLIAEKGAAGFTFADAARMAGVSPAAPYRHFRDRDELLSSIAQRGFEQFESALTQAWDDGRPDTVTAFERVGKAYLAFARNEPAFYSAMFESGLPVDLNPALQAASERAFGIIRAAAERLAALAPPGTPRPPALMMALHIWSMSHGVASLFARGDAARRKLPMSAEDLLEAEVLIYLRGLGFPTDRRPAAKDPADQKPPGPPPVPPSGPWGTPK, encoded by the coding sequence ATGAGCTGGCGCAAGGAAGAACGCCGCGCCGAGCGCGGCTACCACCACGGGAACCTGAAAGAGGCGTTGCTGCAGGCGGCGCTCGGGCTGATCGCGGAGAAGGGCGCCGCCGGCTTCACCTTTGCCGATGCCGCGCGCATGGCCGGCGTCAGCCCAGCGGCGCCTTACCGGCATTTTCGCGACCGCGACGAACTGTTGTCCTCCATCGCGCAGCGCGGCTTCGAACAGTTCGAGTCGGCGCTGACGCAGGCTTGGGATGACGGGCGCCCCGACACCGTCACGGCGTTCGAACGGGTCGGCAAGGCCTATCTCGCTTTTGCCCGCAACGAGCCGGCATTCTATTCGGCGATGTTCGAATCGGGGCTTCCCGTCGATCTTAACCCTGCATTGCAGGCTGCTAGCGAGCGTGCCTTCGGCATCATCAGGGCCGCCGCCGAGCGGCTCGCAGCACTTGCGCCACCCGGTACGCCGCGCCCGCCGGCGCTGATGATGGCGCTGCATATCTGGTCGATGTCGCACGGCGTGGCCTCGTTGTTTGCGCGCGGCGACGCGGCGCGGCGCAAGTTGCCGATGTCGGCGGAAGATCTTCTCGAGGCGGAAGTGCTGATTTATCTGCGCGGCCTCGGCTTTCCGACCGACCGCCGGCCCGCCGCAAAGGACCCGGCCGATCAAAAACCGCCCGGACCGCCGCCTGTGCCGCCATCCGGCCCCTGGGGCACCCCAAAATAA
- a CDS encoding YciI family protein — translation MRFMMLMIPLGYETAPPDVQLDPERIRAMMKYNEALKDAGVLITLDGLHPPSMGARVSFATGKPVVTDGPFAESKEVLGGYWMIEVKSREEAIAWAAKCPASSNEIIEIRQVQEIEDFSPDLQQAAAGFAELQQGSVRR, via the coding sequence ATGCGATTCATGATGCTGATGATTCCCCTGGGCTACGAGACCGCGCCGCCGGACGTCCAGCTCGATCCCGAGCGCATCCGGGCGATGATGAAATACAATGAGGCGCTCAAGGACGCCGGGGTGCTGATCACGCTCGACGGTCTGCATCCGCCATCGATGGGCGCACGCGTCTCGTTCGCAACCGGCAAACCCGTGGTCACCGATGGTCCGTTCGCGGAATCCAAGGAAGTGCTTGGCGGCTACTGGATGATCGAAGTCAAATCGCGGGAGGAGGCGATCGCCTGGGCGGCGAAGTGCCCGGCTTCCAGCAACGAGATTATCGAAATCCGCCAGGTGCAGGAAATCGAGGATTTTTCGCCCGATCTGCAGCAGGCGGCGGCTGGATTTGCCGAATTGCAGCAGGGATCCGTCCGCCGTTAA
- a CDS encoding YciI family protein, whose amino-acid sequence MRFMVIVKANANSEAGVMPSTELLTAMGKFNEEMVKAGVMLAGEGLHPTSKGARIRYSGNEPSVSQGPFPVTPDLVAGFWLIQVKSRDEAIQWMKRAPFDGGAEIEIRQVFDADDFGEALTPELREQETRLRAQANRK is encoded by the coding sequence ATGCGATTCATGGTGATTGTAAAAGCCAATGCGAACAGCGAAGCCGGCGTGATGCCGAGCACGGAACTGCTGACCGCGATGGGCAAGTTCAACGAAGAGATGGTGAAGGCGGGCGTCATGCTGGCGGGCGAGGGCCTGCATCCGACCTCGAAAGGCGCGCGGATCAGGTATTCGGGCAACGAACCCAGCGTGAGCCAGGGCCCGTTCCCGGTGACCCCCGATCTCGTCGCCGGCTTCTGGCTCATTCAGGTGAAGTCGCGCGACGAGGCGATCCAGTGGATGAAGCGTGCGCCGTTCGACGGCGGCGCTGAAATCGAAATCCGGCAGGTCTTCGATGCCGACGATTTCGGTGAGGCGCTGACGCCCGAATTGCGGGAGCAGGAAACGCGCCTCCGCGCGCAAGCGAACAGGAAATAG
- a CDS encoding serine hydrolase domain-containing protein produces the protein MTKPITAVAAMILVEECKLRLDDPVDRWLPELVDRKVLRAIDAAIDDTVAAKRAITLRDLLTFRLGYGMIPVFPDRYPVQKAIAEAGFARGPVFPSFAPDELMRRYGSLPLIYQPGERWLYNSGTEILGVLIARAAGTTLAEFLSERIFAPLGMKDTAFHVPQDKRGRFATSYARDHATQKLEVLDDPATGKFANPPVFENGSAGLVSTADDFNAFAQMMLSGGRLGGERILSRPSIELMTSDQLKPAEKQGSELFLGDSRSWGFGLSVFTTRDDLYTTPGRFGWDGGYGTSWYSDPKEDLTGILLTQRMMDSSQPPRAMVDFWTCAYQAIDD, from the coding sequence ATGACCAAGCCGATTACGGCGGTTGCCGCGATGATCCTTGTTGAGGAATGCAAATTGCGGCTCGACGATCCCGTCGATCGCTGGCTGCCGGAGTTGGTGGATCGCAAGGTGTTGCGGGCGATCGATGCGGCGATCGACGACACGGTGGCGGCGAAACGCGCGATCACGCTTCGCGATCTGCTGACGTTCCGGCTTGGCTACGGCATGATCCCGGTATTTCCCGATCGTTATCCGGTCCAGAAAGCGATCGCGGAGGCGGGCTTCGCACGGGGGCCGGTGTTTCCGTCCTTTGCGCCGGACGAACTGATGCGGCGCTACGGCAGCCTGCCGCTGATCTATCAGCCCGGCGAGCGCTGGCTCTACAACAGTGGGACGGAAATCCTCGGCGTGCTGATCGCACGCGCAGCCGGCACCACGCTCGCCGAATTCCTGTCCGAGCGCATCTTCGCGCCGCTGGGAATGAAGGATACCGCGTTCCATGTCCCCCAGGACAAGCGGGGTCGGTTCGCGACCAGCTATGCCAGGGATCACGCGACGCAAAAACTCGAGGTGTTAGACGATCCCGCAACCGGCAAGTTCGCAAATCCGCCGGTGTTCGAAAATGGCAGCGCGGGGCTTGTCTCGACGGCGGACGATTTCAATGCCTTCGCCCAGATGATGCTGAGCGGTGGCCGGCTCGGCGGCGAGCGCATTCTGTCGCGGCCGTCGATCGAATTGATGACGAGCGATCAGCTCAAGCCGGCAGAAAAGCAAGGTTCGGAATTATTCCTTGGCGACAGCCGCAGCTGGGGCTTTGGATTGTCCGTCTTCACCACACGCGACGATCTCTACACGACGCCGGGCCGATTCGGCTGGGATGGCGGCTACGGCACCTCGTGGTATTCCGACCCAAAAGAGGATCTCACCGGCATTCTGCTGACCCAGCGCATGATGGATTCATCGCAGCCGCCCCGCGCGATGGTGGATTTCTGGACCTGTGCCTATCAGGCCATCGACGACTGA
- a CDS encoding glutathione S-transferase family protein: MSLTLHFHPLASYCHKVLIALYENDTPFAPNKVDLSDQGERAALLQLWPIGKFPVLCDGARGETIPESSVIIEYLDCHYPGATRFIPGDADRARQTRLRDRFYDLYVHEPMQKIVGDRLRPEGNKDPHGVEEARARLRTSYGLIDAEMAARTWAMGDEFSLADCAAAPSLFFANEVMPFSAGHESIAAYLGRLKARPSFARVLKQAEPHFAMFPREGSK, encoded by the coding sequence ATGTCGCTTACGCTGCATTTCCATCCCCTGGCGTCGTACTGCCACAAGGTGCTGATCGCGCTGTATGAGAACGATACGCCGTTCGCCCCCAACAAGGTCGACCTCTCCGACCAGGGTGAGCGGGCGGCGCTGTTGCAGCTATGGCCGATCGGCAAGTTTCCAGTGCTGTGCGACGGTGCCCGCGGCGAGACCATCCCCGAATCGAGCGTTATCATCGAATATCTCGATTGCCATTATCCGGGCGCGACGCGATTCATCCCCGGAGATGCCGACCGCGCCCGGCAGACCCGGCTGCGCGATCGGTTCTACGATCTTTACGTGCATGAGCCGATGCAGAAGATCGTCGGCGACCGGTTGCGCCCCGAAGGCAACAAGGATCCGCATGGCGTCGAAGAGGCGAGAGCGCGGCTGCGCACCAGCTACGGCCTGATCGATGCGGAGATGGCGGCGCGGACCTGGGCGATGGGCGACGAATTCAGCCTCGCCGATTGCGCCGCGGCGCCTTCGTTGTTCTTTGCCAATGAAGTGATGCCGTTCAGCGCGGGCCACGAAAGCATCGCGGCTTATCTTGGCCGGCTGAAGGCGCGGCCGTCCTTTGCGCGCGTGCTGAAGCAGGCGGAACCGCATTTCGCGATGTTTCCGAGGGAGGGTTCGAAGTGA
- a CDS encoding nuclear transport factor 2 family protein: protein MTIQNREEIIRALFAAYLSNDRDAVEDRFTDDFRFTSPYDDGIDKPTYFERCWRLSDWIERQQLEKIFVAGDEAFVTYKCVAKDGKNFRNTEFFVFSGDKIKRIDVYFGASYQNGVFVKQGRT, encoded by the coding sequence ATGACAATCCAGAACAGGGAAGAAATCATCCGTGCGCTCTTTGCCGCCTATCTGTCGAATGACCGCGACGCCGTGGAGGATCGCTTCACCGACGACTTCCGCTTTACCAGCCCCTATGACGACGGGATCGACAAGCCGACCTATTTCGAACGATGCTGGCGGCTCAGCGACTGGATCGAGCGGCAGCAACTGGAAAAAATCTTCGTCGCGGGCGATGAGGCCTTTGTGACCTACAAATGCGTGGCCAAAGACGGCAAGAACTTTCGCAATACGGAGTTTTTCGTTTTTTCGGGTGACAAGATCAAACGCATCGACGTCTATTTCGGCGCCAGCTATCAGAATGGCGTCTTCGTCAAGCAAGGCAGAACCTGA
- a CDS encoding cupin domain-containing protein: MKVSDVRDAPPEHWRPGVETRMLVSACNGAAQLCIFEQWIAPGTGAPTHSHPVEEVLTVREGEAEMWIDDQRVTVTAGQSLIVPAARKHGFRNSGTATLHLHGVLASPIFEATPEGTTEPVRRWQAT, from the coding sequence ATGAAGGTCAGCGACGTCAGGGATGCCCCGCCCGAGCACTGGCGGCCGGGGGTGGAAACGCGAATGCTGGTCTCGGCGTGTAACGGCGCGGCGCAACTATGCATCTTCGAGCAATGGATCGCGCCGGGAACGGGTGCGCCAACGCACTCGCATCCCGTCGAGGAGGTGTTGACCGTGCGCGAAGGCGAAGCCGAAATGTGGATCGATGACCAGCGCGTCACCGTAACGGCGGGCCAGTCCCTGATCGTGCCGGCTGCGCGCAAGCATGGGTTCCGCAATTCCGGCACCGCCACGTTGCACCTGCATGGCGTGCTCGCGTCCCCGATCTTCGAAGCGACGCCGGAGGGCACGACGGAACCCGTCCGCAGATGGCAGGCGACGTAA
- a CDS encoding SDR family NAD(P)-dependent oxidoreductase, whose protein sequence is MPPALQKVALVTGAARGIGLAVAKKFLAEGWRVALLDIQGELLWRSVEALNAAGNTLGLHCDVSETSAVKSAFAEIERRFGRLDALVNNAGIAVFAPLLDTSDEDWRRVLEVNLTGPFLCTKAAVPLMREQGGGAIVNITSISAVRASTLRSAYGTSKAGLAHLTKQLAVELASLGIRVNGVAPGPVETAMAKAVHTPEIRADYHDAIPLNRYGLEEELAEAVFFLCSDRASYITGQILAVDGGFDAAGIGLPTLRGARRNG, encoded by the coding sequence ATGCCCCCTGCCCTTCAAAAAGTCGCGCTGGTGACGGGAGCAGCGCGCGGCATCGGGCTTGCGGTCGCGAAAAAGTTTCTCGCCGAGGGCTGGCGCGTGGCGCTGCTCGATATCCAGGGCGAACTCTTGTGGCGAAGCGTGGAGGCCCTGAACGCAGCCGGAAATACCCTGGGGCTGCATTGCGACGTCTCCGAGACGAGCGCGGTTAAAAGCGCGTTCGCCGAAATCGAACGACGGTTTGGGCGGCTCGACGCGCTGGTCAACAATGCCGGGATCGCCGTATTCGCGCCGCTGCTCGATACTTCCGACGAGGACTGGCGCCGGGTGCTGGAGGTCAACCTCACCGGACCCTTCCTTTGCACCAAGGCGGCGGTGCCCTTGATGCGCGAACAGGGCGGCGGCGCCATCGTGAACATTACCTCGATCTCCGCGGTGCGCGCTTCCACGCTGCGCTCGGCCTACGGCACCAGCAAGGCCGGGCTCGCGCACCTCACAAAACAGCTCGCGGTCGAACTGGCCTCGCTCGGCATCCGCGTCAACGGCGTCGCGCCCGGCCCGGTCGAGACCGCGATGGCGAAGGCGGTCCATACGCCCGAGATCCGCGCCGATTATCACGACGCCATTCCGCTCAACCGTTACGGCCTCGAGGAGGAGCTCGCGGAAGCCGTGTTCTTCCTGTGCAGCGACCGCGCAAGCTACATCACCGGGCAGATTCTGGCCGTCGACGGTGGCTTCGACGCCGCCGGCATCGGCCTGCCGACGCTGCGCGGCGCGCGGCGGAACGGGTAG